A portion of the Cloacibacillus sp. genome contains these proteins:
- a CDS encoding peptidylprolyl isomerase — protein sequence MMKILALSAMVAAAVMFPFAAKQAEAADAAEAAPKRQVATFETNYGAFKIELFNDLAPKTVKNFVDLAEKGYYNGLSFHRVIDQFMIQGGCPKGNGTGGPGYTIPDEFGKGLKHDRPGILSMANAGPNTGGSQFFITLVPTPWLDGKHAIFGQVVEGMDVVEKIGKLPTDSMDRPLKKVVMEKVIIK from the coding sequence ATGATGAAAATATTAGCACTCAGCGCAATGGTCGCCGCGGCGGTGATGTTCCCCTTCGCGGCGAAGCAGGCGGAGGCGGCCGACGCCGCCGAGGCCGCGCCGAAACGTCAGGTAGCCACCTTTGAGACGAACTACGGCGCCTTCAAAATTGAACTCTTCAACGACCTTGCCCCCAAGACGGTGAAGAACTTTGTCGACCTCGCGGAGAAGGGCTACTACAACGGGCTCTCTTTCCACCGCGTCATCGACCAGTTCATGATCCAGGGCGGCTGCCCTAAGGGCAACGGTACCGGCGGCCCCGGTTACACGATCCCCGACGAGTTCGGTAAGGGGCTCAAGCACGACAGGCCCGGTATCCTCTCGATGGCCAACGCCGGTCCCAACACCGGCGGATCACAGTTCTTCATCACCCTCGTCCCGACGCCCTGGCTAGACGGTAAGCACGCGATCTTCGGACAGGTCGTGGAGGGGATGGACGTCGTAGAGAAGATCGGCAAGCTGCCGACGGACTCGATGGACAGGCCGCTGAAAAAGGTAGTTATGGAGAAGGTCATTATCAAATAA